The following DNA comes from Candidatus Manganitrophaceae bacterium.
GCTTCTTTTTTCGCTCGAGCCGCTCTGGGCGGCGCTCCTCGGATTTTTTTATCTTGGAGAGAGAATGGGGGGAAGGGGGATGGTGGGGGGCGCACTGATCTTGGCGGGGATTTTATTCTCCGAGCGCTCCGAGGCGATCCTTTTACGGGGCGAGCAGCTGATTCAGTGGATTCGGAAGCGTTAATGAAAGAGGGTGAGCGGTTAACGGCCGATTTCGGCGAGCGGCTCTTCGGTCACGACCAGCGGCCCGCGCGGGTTGGGGAGAAAGGTGTTGGCGGTCGGGAGCGCCTCCCGGTCGGGGGTGGTATCGCACTCCGGCGTTGTGACGAACCCCCAATGTTGATTGTCGCGGCAGACATTTTCCAGGACCATCGCCTCGGCATGATAAAACATCAGCATGCCGCTGAGCATGTTGTTCCGGCAGAGATTGCGGACCAGATCGGGCCGGCTCTCCGGGTCTCGGACGGCGATGCTGAAGTGGTGGTTGGCGTAACATTCATTTTTAGAGAGATACGGACGGGCCCCGGCGAAGATGAAGATCCCCGATTCGCGGTTGAAGCAGACCTCGTTCTCGATGAGCGTCGGACGGCATTGCGGACCGTAGATCACAATGCCGGAGAGGACCCCTTCCATGATCCGGCACCGGGTGAGGGTGCAGACCGAGTCGAGGATGTTGATCGCCGAATGGGGATCGCTGCCGATGTATCGAAAGGTCATGCCGCTGATCAGCCCCTCCGGAAGATGTTGCAGATAGAGCGGCCCGCCGCGGCGGCTGAAGATTTGGACCTGATCGAGCCCGGCGCCGATCAGCCGGACCGGTTTGTGCGTTAGGAAAATCTTATCCTCATAGAGGCCGGGCCGAACGAAAACCTGATCCTCCGCCCGCGCCTCTTTGAGCGCGGCGCTCGGCCTCGGAAAGGCGCCCGGATCGGATGAGTCGACGATGAGCGTCCTCCCCCCGGCCGGATTTTCCGGCGGCTCTCCGTCCGACGGCGGGGCGGCCGCCGGATCGGCCGAGAAGGGGAGGCGCCGGTCGTTTGCGGCCTTCGGGTCTCGTTCGTCTACCGGTTCCTCTTCTTCTTTCATTTTGATGGGACTCATGGTTTAAAAGGTTTTCATCGGATAGAGGCAAAATAATGCAATCTCCTCCCCTAAAGCAAGAGAGAAAAAAAAGAGAGGACAATCAAAAGTGGGATACGCTGGCGGCCTACACGGCGCAGGCCGATCTCTATCTTGCGGAATGGGACCGCAGAAAATACCGCATTCCCCCTCTCCTCGAGGTCTGGGCGCGGGCGCTTCCGGAGGGAGCGCGGCTTCTCGATCTCGGATGTGGGCCGGCCCAAGACAGCCGTTATCTTCGGAGCGTCGGATTCCGTCCGGTCGGTGTCGACGGCACCTGGCCGTTTCTCCTTCGCGCCCGCCGGCATTCGCGCCGGCTCTCCCTGGTGCAGGCCGATTTCGAGGCGCTGCCCTTTCGCATCGACACGTTCGACGGCCTCTGGGCGGCCGCTTCGCTGATCCATCTTCCGAAAAAAAGACTCCAGGGTGTGCTGTCCGCGGCGAGAGCGCTGACGCACCGCGGCGGAACGCTGGCGGCGACCTTTGCCCATGGAAGCGGGGAGGGTCCGCTGCGTCAAGGGTGGATTCCAGGAAGGTATTTTTCTTATTGGGAGAAAGAAGCGTTGGCGGAGGCGGTCCGAAAAGCCGGATGGAAGATCCTCTTTCTGAAGACGGTCCGCCATCAGGAGCGAAGAGGCCGCTGGCTGAACCTGATCGCCGAAAGAGGCTGAAGAACCCGGCGCTTTTTCTTGACAGTTCGGTGTGAATACGTTAAGTCTTAGGAAAACAAGAGGAGGTTCGGTGTCGCATTTTCAGAATGATTCGAATTTGGTTTGGCTGGACCTTGAAATGACCGGGCTCGACCCGGACCGCTGCACGATTATCGAGATCGCGACGATTATCACCGACAGCCAGTTGAACATCATGGCGGAAGGGCCGTCGATCGCGATCGGTGAAGGTCCGGAAGCGCTCAGCACGATGGAGAAGTGGAGTCGCGACACGCATACGAAATCGGGTCTGCTCAAGCGGGTGCAGTCCTCAACGATTTCGATGCGGCAGGCGGAGGAGTCGACGATCGAGTTCATCCGTCATTACTGTCCCGAGCGAACGTCCCCGTTGTGTGGAAATTCCATCGGGCATGATCGGCGCTTTCTCGAGCGCTATATGCCGACCTTGTTCAACTACCTCCATTACCGGAATATCGATGTCAGCACGGTAAAGGAATTGGTCCGGCGGTGGTATCCAAACGGACCCCCGCCGCCCATGAAGAAAGGTAATCATCTCGCCTTAGACGATATTCGCGAATCGATTAACGAGCTTATTTTTTATCGGAACTACTACTTTGTTAAGCAGTAGTGAAGAGGTGGGCTACATCATGATCAGGAGGGGTGCGCCTCTTTCTCAATCTTCAACCTCGACAGAAAGGATCCGCTCCTTTTCTTTGTAAAAACGCATCGCATCTTCCGCATGTAGGTCTTCAACCGACACCCGCACTTCTCGCCATTCTCCCTCTGCATGAGGTTGATCAATCGAATGACTGCAAGGCTGCGACGGATCGTTGACGACGGCCCCTTCTACAAATCCTTTCGGCTGTTCGATATCAATCCAAGCATCATCGCCGAGTGTTCCAGAGATATCCAATTCTAACCAGAGTTTTTTCAAAAGCCCCTCCCTTTCTACCAACGCCATCAAGCAGGATCTTTCGGAACGCTTGAGAGCCTACAAGATTTTCATTCATCTTTCAAGAAAAAAATAGAAAAAATCCCTCAAAAAAGAGTTTGCTGCAGCGGCTGAGAGGAACGAAACGCATCGGTCGAGAGCGCCGGCCCTCGGCCCGCTATCCCGTTTTTGCGACACGTCATCTCAAACAGATTGCGAATCTGCGCTGCAAAAATTCCCTCTCCCTCCATTCGGGAGTTGAACTGAGGGTCGTTCAGTTTTCCGCCGCGCACCGATTGAATCCGATGGAGTACCTTGTTCTTTCGGTCGGGAAAGTGTCTCTCGAGCCACGCCTCGAAAAGAGGGGCGACCGCGTAGGGAAGGCGAAGCGGAACCATTCCGGCAAAGCGGGCGCCCGCTTTTACCGCCGCGCCGATGATGTTTGGAATTTCGTGGTCGGTCAGACCGGGAATGACCGGCGCGACGAGCACCCCGCAGGGAATCCCCCCTGCGGCCAAGATCGAAAGCGCTTCAAGCTTCTTCTCGGGGGGCGAGGTTCTCGGCTCCAGGACGTGGCAGAGATCCGCGTCGAGCGTCGTGATCGATAAAAAGACCGCCGCCGCTCGATGTTGCGCGAGGGCGGACAACAGATCGAGGTCGCGAACGACCCGCCGGTTTTTCGTAATGAGGACCACCGGGTTTCTGAACTCGAGAAGGACCTCCAGACATCGACGGGTCAGCTGAAGCTTTCCTTCGATCGGCTGATACGGATCGGTCACCCCGCTCATCGCGAGCACTTGCGGCTTCCACTTCTTCTGTTCAAGCTCTTTCCGCAGCAGAAGCGGCGCGTCTTCCTTTACCATGATCTTCGTCTCGAAATCGAGACCGGCGGAGTAACCGAGGTACTCGTGCGTCGGCCGCGCGTAGCAGTAGGCGCATCCATGCTCGCATCCCCGATAAGGATTCAGGCTCGCATCGAAGCCAACATCGGGGCTGTTGTTGTATGCGATGATCGTCCGGGAGGTATCCCGGATGAACTCCGTTGCCGGTGCGCGCGCGCCGGCCTCCTCCTCACAGATCCGGTGAAGGGTCTCAAACCGGTTCGGAGGATTGTCGGCGCTCCCGCGGCCTCGAATCGTCCGATTGATGATCGGAAGGGTCTCGTCCATCGGTTTCCTGGCATAGGGTATAAATAAAGCCTACCCTTCTTGTCGGAAACTTGTCAATCATAATTGCAGTGTTGGCAATCTCGGCGAGATTCTTTAGATCCACCCTCGAACCGCATCATCGGAGAGGCGCAACGACGGGGATCCGGGCCGGATCGCGCGCCCGGCAGGCGCGTCGAATTCAAGATCGTTCGACGGATCGAACGGCGGCAAATGGCACTGCGGACGGACCGGTCAAGCGGCCACCTTGACGTGTCTTCCTCTTCCCTGTAGAGGTCGAGTCGGGTGGGTTCTGTTGTAAGCAATCACCGGATCGAGAATCTCTCCGCAGGAGAGACAGCGGTAGCCGAAGAAATGGATGACCCCTGTATCGTCGGCCAAATCTTGAAATCGCTCTTCAATCATGACACTTTTGCAGCGTGGACATTCCATTGTATTCCTCCTCCCCTCGCGTAGATCCGTTCATTGCGTCAGCGAATTCCGGGGCCTCTAATGAGGCATTCCAGACTTTTCATGCAATGCCGATAAACCTGCCCCGACTTTTTGGTTTTTGCCAGAAGGATCCCCCCTTCCAAAACCGCGACGACGAAGGTGGCCATCTGTTTCGGATCGACCGATTTTTTGATCTCCCCTTCCTTCTGTGCCTCTTTTAAGAGCTGTTCCACCTCTCGCGCCCAGGCGTCAAAAATGGCATCGAGCTTCCGTCGAAAGCCGTCGTGATGATCGGCCAATTCAAGGGCGAGATTCCCCAGCGGGCAGCCCCCTTTGAACCGGGCGCTTTTTAAGCGTCTTTCCTGCGCTTGAAAGAGCCCGAAAAGGCGGCTTAGCGCGCTTCCCTTTCCGCGGAGCGTCTCCTGGAAAAACGGAATCATCACCGACCCGTACATATCGATGACGGACAGCCCGAGCGCCTCCTTGCTCTTGAAATGAAAGTAGAGATTCCCCTTTTTCACCCGGCACGCCTTAAGAATATCGTCAATACTCGTGCCGTGGTACCCTCTTAAATAAAACAGGTCGCACGCGGTTTCAAGTATCTTTCTTTTCGTTTCGTCGCCCTTGGCGCCCATAAAAACTGACCGGTCGGTTTATTTTCTGCCAATGTACAGGAAGGTCCCGGGGGATGTCAAGAGCCGGCCCGCGCCCGGCCCACGTCGGATTGCGGCGGAGAGGAGTCGGGGCCGGCACCTCGGCGCCGGGCTTCTTTGCCGTCCATCCGCCGGCGCCTGCCCGCCGGGGTGAACCCCGCTCCCTCGGCGGTCGAATGCTGCGCGACCCTGCAAGGTGAGCGCGTCTGCGCACGCGCACCCGCTCCATCTTCTGGGAGATCGAACCGTCCACCTGAAGCGGTCGAGAATAGGTCTCATTCTGAAAACAGACGCAGGGGTTCAAGGCCCTAGACGCGCCGTTCTCTTATTCGGCTGAGGAAGGGGAGATTTGCCGTTCGCCGCCGTGCCAGCGGTCATGGCGGTCGATGAAGGATTTGAGGCTTTCGAGCTGCTCTTTGAAGGGGGAAGTGTGCTGGAGCTCTCGTAAGGGGGAGGGGAGGCGGAAGCGCCAATTATGGCGGCCGACGGTGGCGGGGATATTGATCTGGTCCGGCAGCCCCAAAATATCTTGAATCGGAAAAACCACCAGGCCCGAGCCTGCATCGAGAAGTCGGGCCAGGATCGCCTGATGGAGGCGTTCCGAAAATGGATCGGCTGGGGAGAAATCGTTTTCTCCATTCAGCATCGCCAAAAAAGCGGCCCGCTCTTTCGGTGAGATTTCGTTCCACCAGCGAAGGAGGGTGCTGGTATCATGGGTCCCGGTGGTGGCGAGCGAGACAAAGGGATACGCTTTCGGATCACGATAGCGCAGATCGTCTTTCTCCCATCGGAGAATCTTATGCCCGGCGATTCCGAATGCGGTGAGCGATTCACGGACGAAGTCGGGGATGACGCCGAGATCTTCGGCGACCGGAATACAATCACCCGCTTCTTCGATGATGGCGTTTAAAAACGCCGCGCCGCGCCGAATCTGCTCCGGCTCCTCGCTCGGCTCGAAATAGGGTTTCCCCTTCTGCGGGATCACCCAGACCCGATAGAATCCGACCACATGGTCGAGGCGAATCAGGTTGAAGAGTGCGCGGGCATGGCGGATGCGAAGACGCCACCAGAAGAAGTCTTTCCGCTCCATTTCTTTCCAATCAAAGAGCGGAAGGCCCCAGTCTTGTCCTTGGTCGTTGAACACATCGGGGGGGGCGCCGACCGAGTCGACCGCGCTGAACGCGTCGCGATGGGTCCAGATGTCGGCGCTGTCTTGGCTGACCAAGAAGGGAAGGTCCCCCATCATTAAGACATTTTTCTCGCGCGCGTACGCCCGGACCTGTTTCCACTGTTCCCAGAGTGCCCATTGGAGATATTTAAAAAAGAGAAGGCGCGTTTCGTTCTTCTGCTCGAGCGCTCGCATCGCCGCCGCATCCCGGTCTCGATAAACAAGGGGCCATTCCTTCCAATACCGCCATCCCTGTTGTTCTTTGAGCAGCCGAAAGAGAACATAATCATTCAGCCATTCTGCATGTTTTTCGATGAACTGTTGGAGCAATCGGGCGCGCTCGCTTTTTTTAATCCATTCCTCCCGAAGAAAGGAGTCGAAGCTCTGCTCCAGAAGCGGGGCCTTGAGCGCCCGGATCTCCTCATAGCAGATCTCCTTGCTGTCGCGCAGGCGGCCGAGTTCCTGCTGAAAGGAGGGAGCGGTCAGGGTGTGAGCCGCTTCGCTTTGATTAAAATCGTCCCAGGCGAGCAGGGAGAGGTAGATCGGATCGAGCGCGAAGCCGCTGAGCGCCTGATACGGACTGGTCTCATAAGGAGAGGTTTCATAAATCGGAAGGATCTGCAAGAGGTGGAGATGATGATCCGACATCCAGTCGATGAGGGGGAGGAGATCGAGGATCTCCCCGACGCCGAAGCTCTCCGCGCTTCGAATCGAAAAAAGCGGGATCATGACCCCGCAGACCCCTTTATTTAAGAAAGGCGATCGGCGGTTCGCACCAAATGATTTTTTGTCGGCGATTGAGACGTCCATCATTATTAAAGGGTGATTAAACTGTTTTCAGCATAAGAAAATGAAGGAAGGAATGTCAAGTGCAAGGATCACGAAAAGGGTCCGCTGATCCTCCCCTCGATTGCGTCGCGTTGCCGTAATTGAATATACTATAGAGAAGAAGAGGAACAACTGTCATCAGATTCTGTTCCGCTGATATATGGATAGCGTGATTTAACATGAGCATAAGCATAAACATAAGGAGGATAAGATGATAGAGACAATCGTTGTGATCTTGCTTGTGTTGTGGCTCTTGGGGGTCATCGGCTCGTATACGTTGGGCGGGGCGCTCCATATTTTATTGGTCGCCGCCCTCGTGCTGATTGTGCTCCGATTGGCCGGCGGCCGAAGGATCGCCTGAATCGGCGTCCTTCTCGACCTCGATCGGTCGGTTTGGACGTGAGGGACGGTGCAGCCGGATCAGGCCGCCTTTTGTTGGTCCTCGGGATACCGGCGTGGGAGAAAGATCTTAAAGGTGGTTCCTTCTCCAAGGTGGCTTGAGACGCTGATCTCTCCCTTCAACACTTCGATCGAGCGTTTTACGATGGCCAGGCCGAGCCCGCTCCCTTTTATCTGGCGCGAAGCCTCTCCTTTTCCTTGCCAAAACGGTTCAAAGATGTGGGCAAGGTCGGGCTCGGCAATTCCGACCCCCGAATCGCTGATTTGGATCAGGATGCCGTTTCGCTCGGCGATCTCGGTCGCCGTGATATGGACAAAGCCATTCTCGGTAAATTTGGCGGCGTTGCTCAGCAGGTTTTGAAAGACCTGCCTCAAGCGGGTGTGATCGCAGTAGATCGTTTGAGGCGTATCGATGTCTATTTTGAGATGAATCTCTTTTTGGGCAAAGAGCGACTCGAGATTTGCGACGACTCTTTTGATAAATGGTTCGAGCTCGATCTCTTCGACATGGATCGCAATTTCTTTCGCTTCGAATTGGGCGAGATCGAGGATATCATTAATGAGCTGGCCGAGCAGCAGAGCATTCTCCTTCGTTCGGGTCACCGGAAGGACCTGGCGGGGCTCTACCGGTCCGTAGGTTCCGTTGATGATCAGAGAGAGGTAACCGATAATCGAATTAATCGGGGTTCGTAACTCATGCGTGATAAATGAGAAGAACCGAGTCTGTCTCCGTTGAGACTCTTCCAGCTCGATGCTCTTGTTTCGAAGCGCCTCGTTGGCCCGCCGCATTCCTTCAAAAAGCCGAGCGACCTCAAGGAAAGGGGCGAGGTGATAGGTGAGCGGAACGACAAACTCGGTCGCCTGGGCGGGACGCGCCAGCGGCTGATCGCTCCAGAGGTTCAACGTCCCGATTAATTTTCCCCGGACGACGAGCGGCAAAATCAGGTAGGACCGCACCCCGGTTTTGGCGAGTTTTCGCTCCGCCTCGGAGGCCTCTTTTTCGAGGAGGTCGGGTTCGATCAACGGTTCCTGCTTCATCGTCAACCGGGAGAGAAGATTCAAGTCGGTGATCGGCCAGGTGTA
Coding sequences within:
- a CDS encoding 4-alpha-glucanotransferase, which produces MIPLFSIRSAESFGVGEILDLLPLIDWMSDHHLHLLQILPIYETSPYETSPYQALSGFALDPIYLSLLAWDDFNQSEAAHTLTAPSFQQELGRLRDSKEICYEEIRALKAPLLEQSFDSFLREEWIKKSERARLLQQFIEKHAEWLNDYVLFRLLKEQQGWRYWKEWPLVYRDRDAAAMRALEQKNETRLLFFKYLQWALWEQWKQVRAYAREKNVLMMGDLPFLVSQDSADIWTHRDAFSAVDSVGAPPDVFNDQGQDWGLPLFDWKEMERKDFFWWRLRIRHARALFNLIRLDHVVGFYRVWVIPQKGKPYFEPSEEPEQIRRGAAFLNAIIEEAGDCIPVAEDLGVIPDFVRESLTAFGIAGHKILRWEKDDLRYRDPKAYPFVSLATTGTHDTSTLLRWWNEISPKERAAFLAMLNGENDFSPADPFSERLHQAILARLLDAGSGLVVFPIQDILGLPDQINIPATVGRHNWRFRLPSPLRELQHTSPFKEQLESLKSFIDRHDRWHGGERQISPSSAE
- a CDS encoding class I SAM-dependent methyltransferase; translated protein: MQSPPLKQERKKREDNQKWDTLAAYTAQADLYLAEWDRRKYRIPPLLEVWARALPEGARLLDLGCGPAQDSRYLRSVGFRPVGVDGTWPFLLRARRHSRRLSLVQADFEALPFRIDTFDGLWAAASLIHLPKKRLQGVLSAARALTHRGGTLAATFAHGSGEGPLRQGWIPGRYFSYWEKEALAEAVRKAGWKILFLKTVRHQERRGRWLNLIAERG
- a CDS encoding PA0069 family radical SAM protein — translated: MDETLPIINRTIRGRGSADNPPNRFETLHRICEEEAGARAPATEFIRDTSRTIIAYNNSPDVGFDASLNPYRGCEHGCAYCYARPTHEYLGYSAGLDFETKIMVKEDAPLLLRKELEQKKWKPQVLAMSGVTDPYQPIEGKLQLTRRCLEVLLEFRNPVVLITKNRRVVRDLDLLSALAQHRAAAVFLSITTLDADLCHVLEPRTSPPEKKLEALSILAAGGIPCGVLVAPVIPGLTDHEIPNIIGAAVKAGARFAGMVPLRLPYAVAPLFEAWLERHFPDRKNKVLHRIQSVRGGKLNDPQFNSRMEGEGIFAAQIRNLFEMTCRKNGIAGRGPALSTDAFRSSQPLQQTLF
- the orn gene encoding oligoribonuclease — translated: MTGLDPDRCTIIEIATIITDSQLNIMAEGPSIAIGEGPEALSTMEKWSRDTHTKSGLLKRVQSSTISMRQAEESTIEFIRHYCPERTSPLCGNSIGHDRRFLERYMPTLFNYLHYRNIDVSTVKELVRRWYPNGPPPPMKKGNHLALDDIRESINELIFYRNYYFVKQ
- a CDS encoding lmo0937 family membrane protein, coding for MIETIVVILLVLWLLGVIGSYTLGGALHILLVAALVLIVLRLAGGRRIA
- a CDS encoding TetR family transcriptional regulator C-terminal domain-containing protein, giving the protein MGAKGDETKRKILETACDLFYLRGYHGTSIDDILKACRVKKGNLYFHFKSKEALGLSVIDMYGSVMIPFFQETLRGKGSALSRLFGLFQAQERRLKSARFKGGCPLGNLALELADHHDGFRRKLDAIFDAWAREVEQLLKEAQKEGEIKKSVDPKQMATFVVAVLEGGILLAKTKKSGQVYRHCMKSLECLIRGPGIR
- a CDS encoding right-handed parallel beta-helix repeat-containing protein; translated protein: MKEEEEPVDERDPKAANDRRLPFSADPAAAPPSDGEPPENPAGGRTLIVDSSDPGAFPRPSAALKEARAEDQVFVRPGLYEDKIFLTHKPVRLIGAGLDQVQIFSRRGGPLYLQHLPEGLISGMTFRYIGSDPHSAINILDSVCTLTRCRIMEGVLSGIVIYGPQCRPTLIENEVCFNRESGIFIFAGARPYLSKNECYANHHFSIAVRDPESRPDLVRNLCRNNMLSGMLMFYHAEAMVLENVCRDNQHWGFVTTPECDTTPDREALPTANTFLPNPRGPLVVTEEPLAEIGR